The sequence below is a genomic window from Sander lucioperca isolate FBNREF2018 chromosome 6, SLUC_FBN_1.2, whole genome shotgun sequence.
CCTTCTGTGACCTCCACCCCATTCTTTGTCCATGTGAAGTTGATGGAGGGGGGGTAGAAGTGATTGGCCAAACAGAAGAGCGTGTTCACCACACCATCCTCCCCCTCATACCGGCTATATATGGAGATGTCTGGAGCGTCTGgtcaaacagaaacagaaacagaattaTAACGGCAATGCTTAGTAACACCACCAGGTGGCGCCTTCCTTTGTTACTATGGTGATGTACTAGAGTGAAGACGTGCGGCTGCAGTCTTCTCTCCTTCATGGTTGATTTTGTAGAATTAAAGTATCAGTGTAgaacaggggtgtcaaactcagtttcccagagggccacattggaaatgagaatcacatccagGGCCAGACATATAGAGTTtattaacatgcttttatttaattgaaaaagtcaaatatccttatgattgcatgtctcatagtcttctcacttacaatTGAcagtcgacataaagccctaaaaaagtcagcaaagaaGTTTGGTAGCCATTATAGAAAAAAAGCGCAAAAACATCACAGAAAGCGCCAAAATTGTTGACTttgaaaaagcaagaaaaaaaaaagtaggtggGCTGAAATATTACCATATTTATGTGGTATAGAATCTCCATTCAGTTGTCTGTCAACTGTTTAAGCTAACCGGCTAGCTGCTAGCTCGCTCCACCTACACCATTCACGTTACAAAGTGACTGAGGATACTTTTTCCGGGTGTGATTCCCGACATTATCACAGTAATTTAAAATTGAATTTCATTATTGAAATTATTTCGTCAAAAAAAAGTTGGATAAACTCAGTACCTTGCCGAATGGGAGCACCAGGATCCGCTTTTCTTGCTTTACTTAAAACACTGTGACAGTGAGCAATGCTAGCTTTGGCTAATGCATAAGCCTCTTTCTTCAAGCGTGGAACAGACTGTGGCAGGTGAGGTATCGCAAACACCACTTCATCCTTGCTGAAGTCAGCATATGCGGCCACCTCATCATCAACAAGGACATCCACCCGCACCTCGCCGTATTCATAGCACCCGTAGATGTAGTGGAAGTCATGGATGGACGCTAAAAAGCAGGAGATGAAACAGCATCACAAGATGGAGGCAGTTATAATAGTAATAAACATACGTTGATTTTCatatccagtccttccagaaaaatgtggagtttttttgtgattgttgcttgattatgcggcacgttttcttaatgcgatggaatatgcgggaacttgcaaaaactgcggtttcatcgtgtcTTCATCGCggagtttgcagcttttcgatgatttcacgtcgcgtaattacatcacttcataacgttcccatggcaacaggggaaaacggctgctcttgtgtgaagtaaaaacaacatttttcaacttcctgctaagatatatgggacttttttgcaacaaaaatgcggggattatgaaatcatgcaagcccggcatattttgcgcagaaatctgcaatttatgtggcgaaagtgcggcgtatttgaaaaaatgcggcccccgaaataaatatgcagactttggctgattatgcattgagttatgagattgcataatcacgtttttctggagagACTGACTATTGTTCTTACATTCATTGAAACCAACGGCCTGGAGGGGGAGGTAAAACATTTGGTATTTACATCAATAATGTTACATGATACATAACAATCTTTGGCAAATTCCCTTTCTTGTTGAGAGATAGATGAGAGGATGAATATCAATCTTGTGTCAGCATTTCATGTAGCTAGAGCCGGTTAGCTTCACTTAGCACAAAGTCTGAAGCCAGTAGGAGAACGTCTCCATGGCTCTGTCCCCTACCTGCACCTCTACAGCTCACTAATCAACACGCTTCATATCTCCTATGTTTGACCTGTACAAAAACCCAAGAGTGAAAACAACAATTTCACAATTTCTGAGGTGTTATGTGTCGGACTCCAGAAAGATATTGTGCATGGCCGAGAAATAGTTCACATTACCTTATGTGAAATCACAacattcaacatgacatcatgacttcacgtaaacatacgcgccactttcctaaagccacgtggcgtgttatctgtacgcattttgagctatcagcgtgtatgtctacgctgtatacagcggacggcagtctgcaacgtcacagcgtaaacatacacgccactttcctaaagccacgAAGCGTGTTAATCGtgaggctacggttgggtttaggaaaagaagaaccggttgggatTTTccccctttcatactactctctacagcgtcaattcacacacaatcgcaaggtaatgtaagtcaatggaggccaaatggtgttgataaacacgctcAAAAGCgggtatgcgtcttgataacacgccaataatggcatattAATTgccgtgtcatacatacaccacttcttgagatcagtctgcaccattcaattaaacaaacaagctaaaacatgaattagtgagctttagaagtGCTGTTGGGACAGaatcaggctagctgtttccttttgtttccagtctttatgccaatgtttcataccagatgttgtaacagcggtgatgttgtgtatagtttagggtcctcgccaccaccagactaatcagcattgcagattgaacatagctggacttgaatggccttcttttgactgaaagtactgccaaactacactttttctgctcacgaattccattttcactttctcacagcctactgcattgaacggtccacctacgtaaacaccttcccgtaatcaacggcgccgtcattacggcgaccagcgtagcacgcgtagtgcaagcgtagggttcggttcggtgggaaaaaattctaaggttcggcagaaaccgaacctcgtcaaaaagcccaatattcagccgagtCCGAaccctggattcggtgcatccctggtcTGCAGTAATGTTGCACAAAACCACATTTATAGTTAAATGCAAAGTTCCCTTaagtcagtggttcccaacctttttggctgGTGACCCTTTAAAAAGGCTGTGTCTAAAGTAAACGTTGAATATGTCTACAATTTATGAGACGTTTATCCCAATTTGTTGCTTTAAACCTCTTAGGTTGTTTCACTTTAGAGGTACAGAGAGGTAAACTtaatatttcacaaaaacaatgcaaGCATGTTGCAATAGGCTATGCATCTTTAAGACACATGGCACACACATAGCCAATTATTTAACTTTTACAATAAATCTAAAGGGATGGctgacaaaaatataaatgggGTTAGACATTTTCAAAAGATCTCATCTTGCTTCCCCAAAAATGTCAGACTACACCCTTCTGCAGAAAAAATACATGATTACAATTTTATACTTTCACTTTACACTTGCTGAGTTACTCACAAAAAGCCAAAAGTTGCAGTTCATGTCTTACTTGCTGCAGAAGCATAAACAGCTCCAGAGAAAACGATCAGTATGATCCCAGACAGCGTCATCTCAAATCCAAACCTGTTGACTGGGTTCAGACAATAAATCGGCTAAAGAAGGAACTTCAGACAGCTTAAAGAGCTttaagcagccaatcagatatCATTACATCACTGTTGCTGGGTAGAATATTTTATAGCTCGGACGCCTCAACCAGGAAGTTGTCGTTTGTAGCAGTCTTGAGAGgaaaaatacagataagaagCAGAAGTAGACAGCTTTTAGGAAACGTTTAAATTTTACTAAAGGACTTTATCCATGCTGCATGTCTTTCTGTGTGCACAAAGGCAGATATGTCGTTCTTGTTACCATTTATTGTGGAATTGTCAGCTTATTATTCCGTTTAATTGTcacaaaaatgaagaaaagaaaattgtgGAATGTGTGATTGAAAGATTTTTAATGCGACACTTCCAACAGTCATGAGTCAAACATATTATAttatcatacatatatataatacatatattatatgtttattttaaatgtatttgatttgttgttttttgtcacCCACTATGTTTGGTAATTAAAGACGCTCTTTTTGGACTGCAGATCTCGCTCTGCTTCACTGCTCTGGTTGAACTCATTTATTTAAAGTTGAATTATGGGTAGTGCAGCTGTTTCCTGTTGGTTGTTGTGCCAATCATTTCATGGTggtagtgtgttgtgttttgggGGTTTCACACTGGAAATTCTGGAGACTTCAGAccccaaaaataaaacaaaatactgtAAATTAAAAGTAAGCCtccaacaaaaatacatttgctTTTACTCAAATCAACATGACTTAAAGGTCCACAATAGGCTTGACTTGTCTTTTCAGTGGACCAGTTACATTTACTCTCAGGTGTGTACACTCGCAGGTAACATCATGGCTGCATTGAAATCTTCAAATTCTCATTCTTAGGTGTTCTTGGTATTATCAGATCTCGGTTTTGTGAGGATCTACAATCTGGGTCATTGTCCAAAATTAGTAGTAGTTGCTCTTTTATTACAAGCAGTAGCAATAGCTGTAACAGTATTATTTTGTTAGTGTTTATGTCTAAAACATTGTTAAGTGCAGTACACCCACAGACCATTAGGGGGCGAAGGCCACCTATAGTTTCTGCACTATGTTGTCTTTCAATGGATACTGATGTAGACACATCTGGGGCTGATGATGTAGTCAAAGTCACCAAAATATCATTTGGATGCAGAGATGAGCTGTACATAGAGACATGGGTGAGTaaagttaaaggtcccatggcatgaaaatgtcactttatgaggttttttaacattaatatgagtttcAAATTAAAcggtaatttcatttttttttcaacctggaccctctTTTTCTATGCagtggtgtctaagtgactaatttaaacaaaaatctttgaaattgggcAAGATCGCTGTAACCGCGAATGTAATCctactaaaagttctgtttttactACTGAgaaagacctttttgttaaagagtaaaaccattttagtttaacatgaaacagctaCAAAATCACCattgccaaacccaccagactccatgtaaataatcaggacttttagcgtgtatagagccagcatattaccaccagactccatgtaaataatcagtacttttagcatgtatagagccagcatatttccaccagactccatgtaaataatcagtacttttagcgtgtatagagccagcatatttccaccagactccatgtaaataatcaggacttttagcgtgtatagagccagcatattaccaccagactccatgtaaataatcagtacttttagcatgtatagagccagcatatttccaccagactccatgtaaataatcaggacttttagcgtgtatagagccagcatatttccaccagactccatgtaaataatcagtacttttagcgtgtatagagccagcatatttccacagactccatgtaaataatcaagacttttagcgtgtatagagccagcatatttccaccagactccatgtaaataatcagtacgtttagcgtgtatagagccagcatatctccaccagactccatgtaaataatcactacttttagcgtgtatagagccagcatatttccaccagactccatgtaaataatcagtacgtttagcgtgtatagagccagcatatctccaccagactccatgtaaataatcactacttttagcgtgtatagagccagcatatttccaccagactccatgtaaataatcactacttttagcgtgtatagagccagcatatctccacatgtaaatggatgaattaagggtttatttcaaccaaaccagagtggtgattgttggaacagtgaaaAACTTTTGATagctttatttagtttctgtccactttgaatgaagtgtgttttacgatgataaaagtcctgattatttacatggagtctggtgggtttagtgatggtgatttcagggctgtttcatgttaaactaaaaggatcttactctttaacaaaatggtctatctctgtagggatccatcccataatgttgccAGACACTTAATAATAATCCGTgcatgtcagtggcaaaaacaagcactttttgtGGACGAGTACAAGTagcaacgcacacacacacacacacacacacacacccacgcatgcacgcacgcacgcacacacacacacacacacacacacacacacacacacacacacacacacacacacacacacacacacacacactctctcattgTAAAAGCCAGTCTAGACTGTCGTGAACAAAACTAATGCATGTATTTCGTAGCTGCAGTTTCTCTAAGGGCCTGTGTTTGTCAAAGCCTtgttattcctctctctctctgtctctctctctctctgtctctctgtctctctctctctctgtctctctgtctctctgtctctctgtctctccctctctcactctccctctctctctctctctctctctctgtcgctccctctgtctctctctctcgctctccctccctccctctctctctctgtatctctcctTTAATCTGTTTTATGTCTCAGACAGCTTTTGCTCTCGAACACTTGGAGGCAAATCATTTTATCACCTCTTTTCTCACTCTCTTCCGTCTCATTTCattctttctctcctttttctctgctccctccatctctctcaggTGTGATCTGTGTGGGGAGTTTCTGTCTAGACAACCGATTATACCGAATAAtgaaggggggagggagggagggagggggggtggtAGACGGAGCatgaaaaaggagagagagagggaggaggatgtgatgtgatgtgatgaaAAGAGAGGTGTAGTgtcagacagggagagagagaggggtgaaggggaggaggggaggagaggcagATAGAAGGAAAAACAGGAGGAAAAGTAATATTTGGATGAAAGGAAACATGACAGAAGAAATAAaaggagaaggaaagaaaaataagaggagagaagaagggGGTGGAAATAAAGGAAAGAACgagaaaaaataaatgaggaaaaaagagaCGAAAGAGattacagaaataaaaataaaagatccACCAAACGGATAAAGATTTAGAGAGGAACAAGGAAAGGGAGGGGCAacagaaaggaaaggaaaaatgaaatggggaaataaaatcaaaacgaaTGAGCAGAAACCAGCatgttatacacacacacacacacacacacacacacacacacacacacacacacacacacacacaaatacacacacacacacacacacacacacacacaaatacacacacacacacacacacacacacacacacacacaaatacacacacacacacacacacacacacacacacaaatacacacacacacacacacacacacacacacaaatacacacacacacacacacacacacacacacacacatcacacacacacacacacaacacacacaaatacacacacacacacacacacacacacacacacaacacacacaaaacacacaaatacacacacacacacacacacacacaacacacaaatacacacacacacacacacacacacacacacacatcacacacacacacacacacaacacacacaaatacacacacacacacacacacacacacacacacacatcacacacacacacacacacacacacaacacacacaaacacacacacacacacacacacacacaaatacacacacacacacacaaatacacacacacacacacacacacacacacacacacacacacacacaaacacacacacacacacacatcacacacacacacacacacacacacacaatacacacacacacacacacacacacaacacacacaaatacacacacacacacacacacacacatcacacacacacacacacacaacacacacaaatacacacacacacacacacacacacacatcacacacacacacacaacacacacaaatacacacacacacacacacacaacacacacaaatacacacacacacacacacacacacacatacacacacacacacacacacacacaacacacacaacacacacacacacacacacacacacacacacacacacacaaatacacacacacacacacacacacactgaacaccaCGGAGCCAgaacagagacacagtcagattTTCTGTGTTTGGAAACCCTATCAGTCACACAGGgttactatgtgtgtgtgtgtgtgtgtgtgtgtgtctgggagtTTTTTTGACTCGTTGattactctcacacacacacacacacacacacactgtaatagGCTTATCCAGTGCGGCAGTTTCATCCTGTTTGTGACAGAATATTCTTTATAtgcaaaaacaatattgacttGGAAAGAAACCTTTctacgcatgtgtgtgtgtgtgtgtgtgtgtgtgtgtgtgtgtgtgtgtgtgtgtgtgtgtgtgtgtgtgtgtgtgtgtgtgtgtgtgtgtgtgtgtgtgtgtgtgtgtgtgtgcgtgcgtgtgtatgtgcatgtgtgtgtgtgtgtgtgtgtgtgtgtgcgtgcgtgtgtgtgtgcatgtgtgtgtgtgtgcgtgtgtgtgtgtgtgtgcgtgcgtgtgtatgtgcatgtgtgtgtgtgtgtgtgtgtgtgtgtctgtgtgtgtgtgtgtgtgtgtgtgtgtgtgtgtgtgtgtgtgtgtgtgtgtgtgtgtgtgtgtgtgcgtgcgtgtgtgtgtgcatgtgtgtgtgtgtgtgtgtgtgtgtgtgtgtgtgtgcgtggtgtgcatgtgtgtgtgtgtgtgtgtgtgtgtgtgtgtgtgtgtgtgcgtgcgtgtgtgtgtgcatgtgtgtgtgtgtgcgtgtgtgtgtgtgtgtgcgtggtgtgtatgtgtgtgtgtgtgtgtgtgtgtgtgtgtgtgtctgtgtgtgtgtgtgtgtgtgtgtgtgtgtgtgtgtctgtgtgtgtctgtgtgtgtgtgtgtctgtgtgtctgtgtgtgtgtgtgtgtgtgtgtgtgtgtgtgtgtgtgtgtctgtgtgtgtctgtgtgtgtgtgtgtgtctgtgtgtgtgtgtctgtgtgtgtctgtgtgtgtgtgtgtctgtgtgtgtgtgtgtgtgtgtgtctgtgtgtgtgtctgtgtgtgtgtgtgtgtgtgtgtgtgtgtgtgtgtgtgtgtgtgtgtgtgtgtgtgtgtgtgtgtctgtgtgtgtgtgtgtgtgtgtgtgtgtgtgtctgtgtgtgtctgggtgtgtgtgtgtctgtgtgtgtgtgtgtgtctgtgtgtgtgtgtgtctgtgtgtgtgactgtgtgtgtgtgtgtgtgtgtgtgtgtgtgtgtgtgtctgtgtgtgtgtgtgtgtgtgtgtgtgtgtgtctgtgtgtgtgtgtgtgtgtgtgtgtgtgtgtgtgtgtctgtgtgtgtgtgtgtgtgtgtgtgtgtgtgtgtgtctgtgtgtgtgtgtctgtgtgtgtgtgtgtgtgtgtgtgtgtgtctgtgtgtgtgtgtctgtgtgtgtgtgtgtgtgtgtgtctgtgtgtgtgtgtgtctgtgtgtgtgtgtgtgtgtgtgtgtctgtgtgtgtgtgtgtgtgtctgtgtgtgtgtgtgtctgtgtgtctgtgtgtgtgtgtctgtgtgtgtgtgtgtgtctgtgtgtgtgtgtgtgtgtgtgcatgcaggctAATTCTGTCTGTTTTCATACTTGAAAccaggaaaaaaagagatgtgAATAAGACAGTCAGCTCGACagacagacctttttttttaaagacaagcAGACAgcaagacagacaggcagtcaggGAG
It includes:
- the LOC116055529 gene encoding rano class II histocompatibility antigen, B alpha chain-like isoform X2 produces the protein MLLQQVRHELQLLAFSSIHDFHYIYGCYEYGEVRVDVLVDDEVAAYADFSKDEVVFAIPHLPQSVPRLKKEAYALAKASIAHCHSVLSKARKADPGAPIRQDAPDISIYSRYEGEDGVVNTLFCLANHFYPPSINFTWTKNGVEVTEGVSNLRYRHNGDGTFHRISTLSFTPREGDVHSCSVEHPSLHRPLARSWELKERQSSVSPAAGFFGVSLVLCLMGIGAGAFLFTKQPN
- the LOC116055529 gene encoding rano class II histocompatibility antigen, B alpha chain-like isoform X1; the encoded protein is MTLSGIILIVFSGAVYASAATSIHDFHYIYGCYEYGEVRVDVLVDDEVAAYADFSKDEVVFAIPHLPQSVPRLKKEAYALAKASIAHCHSVLSKARKADPGAPIRQDAPDISIYSRYEGEDGVVNTLFCLANHFYPPSINFTWTKNGVEVTEGVSNLRYRHNGDGTFHRISTLSFTPREGDVHSCSVEHPSLHRPLARSWELKERQSSVSPAAGFFGVSLVLCLMGIGAGAFLFTKQPN